A window of Patagioenas fasciata isolate bPatFas1 chromosome 5, bPatFas1.hap1, whole genome shotgun sequence contains these coding sequences:
- the FJX1 gene encoding four-jointed box protein 1, whose translation MKRAKRAAPGSLPVLGLLLLAALPALWTVLLRREAATQRELDLEPRSPVGLPPGRWGWGRSSATRGEPGGGGQKTFRALLALPAADQEEQGGERRFAAPGSQPPADVASPVERGIFWSRELEKQVPPGFAEEEAVAWLSAARAARVASLERGGCGRSSNRLARLSDGSRACVRYGINPEQIQGEALSYHLAGVLGIQERLPPMALALVEARGQQWEPVREELRGSHWVEGAVVSLTRWVDNLTAVVAPAPWGAEAGAGRWLQPLSAGELGVLPPSQLVELVQWSDLILFDYLTANFDRLVSNFFSLQWDPRVMGRATSNLLRAPDGGLVFMDNEAGLVHGYRLLAMWDPYNESLLRSICVFREGTARRVAELHRRRSAAAELRRRYRAREPLWARLGFLSERQAELLQARVDFVHRHIAHCRAQAAML comes from the coding sequence ATGAAGAGGGCGAAACGGGCCGCGCCGggctccctgcccgtgctggggctgctgctgctggccgcACTGCCGGCGCTGTGGACGGTGCTGCTGCGGCGGGAAGCGGCGACGCAGCGGGAGCTGGATCTGGAGCCGCGCTCGCCCGTGGGGCTGCCCCCCGGGCGGTGGGGCTGGGGGCGCTCCTCGGCGACGCGGGGCGAGCCCGGCGGCGGTGGGCAGAAAACTTTCCgggcgctgctggcgctgccggCGGCGGACCAGGAGGAACAGGGCGGCGAACGGCGGTTCGCTGCGCCCGGCTCGCAGCCGCCAGCCGACGTCGCCTCTCCGGTGGAGCGGGGCATCTTCTGGAGCCGTGAGCTGGAGAAGCAAGTGCCGCCGGGCTTCGCGGAGGAGGAGGCGGTCGCGTGGCTGTCGGCCGCGCGTGCCGCCCGTGTGGCCTCGCTGGAGCGGGGCGGCTGCGGGCGCAGTTCCAACCGGTTGGCACGGCTGTCGGACGGGAGTCGCGCCTGCGTCCGCTACGGCATCAACCCGGAGCAGATCCAGGGCGAGGCGCTCTCGTACCACCTGGCCGGGGTGCTGGGCATACAGGAGCGGCTGCCGCCCATGGCCCTCGCCCTGGTGGAGGCCCGCGGGCAGCAGTGGGAGCCAGTGCGGGAGGAGCTGCGTGGATCGCACTGGGTCGAGGGTGCCGTGGTCAGCCTGACCCGGTGGGTGGACAACCTTACTGCCGTTGTGGCCCCCGCGCCCTGGGGAGCCGAAGCGGGCGCCGGCCGGTGGCTGCAGCCGCTGTCGGCGGGGGAGCTGGGCGTCCTGCCGCCGTCGCAGCTAGTGGAGCTGGTGCAGTGGAGCGATCTGATCCTCTTCGATTATCTGACGGCCAACTTCGACCGTCTTGTCAGCAACTTCTTCAGCCTGCAGTGGGATCCAAGGGTGATGGGCCGCGCCACCAGCAACCTGCTCCGTGCCCCTGATGGTGGGCTCGTCTTCATGGACAACGAGGCGGGGCTGGTGCACGGCTACCGCCTCCTCGCCATGTGGGACCCGTACAACGAGTCACTGCTCCGCTCCATCTGCGTCTTCCGCGAGGGCACGGCGCGGCGTGTCGCTGAACTGCACCGCCGCCGCAGCGCCGCCGCCGAGCTGCGCCGCCGCTACCGGGCGCGGGAGCCGCTCTGGGCGCGCCTCGGCTTCCTCTCGGAGCGGCAGGCCGAGCTGCTGCAGGCCCGCGTCGACTTCGTGCACCGTCACATCGCCCACTGCCGGGCGCAGGCTGCCATGCTCTGA